The following coding sequences lie in one Yoonia sp. G8-12 genomic window:
- a CDS encoding 2OG-Fe(II) oxygenase, with protein sequence MSIYHLDPENLSIEVDAARAAAAPFAQEYQSGQPYNHICIDNFLPEEVLRHVQADLQSLQESAEGDSFERAQENLKTQYNPDRLPRYSRELFHALNSRPFLLFLEEMTGIKGLIPDPYYFGAGIHRVRNGGHLDIHADFNLHKQMSVERRLNVLIYLNDDWREEWGGSFEIWENDMSAKVKGYVPIFNRMCCFSTGSNTFHGNPEKVNHPNGEPRQSIALYYYTATWDPSRKSHSTVFKPRPGSQDQEDRRSRRHAMLENWLPPAVYRKVYHRLTRLGF encoded by the coding sequence ATGTCTATTTACCATCTTGATCCAGAGAATCTGAGTATCGAAGTGGATGCTGCGCGCGCTGCTGCTGCGCCTTTTGCGCAAGAATATCAAAGCGGGCAGCCCTACAACCATATCTGCATCGACAATTTTCTTCCTGAAGAAGTGCTGCGGCACGTGCAAGCGGACTTGCAGTCGTTGCAGGAAAGCGCAGAAGGCGATAGTTTTGAGCGCGCGCAGGAAAACTTGAAAACGCAGTATAACCCCGACCGTTTGCCGCGATACTCGCGAGAGCTGTTCCATGCTCTCAATTCGCGGCCGTTCTTGCTCTTTTTGGAAGAGATGACAGGGATTAAGGGCCTGATCCCGGACCCCTACTACTTTGGCGCCGGCATCCACCGGGTCAGGAATGGCGGTCATCTCGACATCCATGCCGACTTTAATCTGCACAAACAAATGTCGGTGGAGCGGCGCTTGAATGTGTTGATCTACCTCAATGATGATTGGCGCGAAGAGTGGGGCGGCTCTTTTGAGATTTGGGAAAATGATATGAGTGCTAAGGTGAAAGGTTATGTGCCAATCTTCAACCGGATGTGCTGTTTTTCAACGGGTTCAAACACCTTCCACGGCAATCCTGAAAAGGTGAATCATCCCAATGGTGAACCCCGCCAGTCGATCGCACTATACTATTATACCGCAACGTGGGATCCGAGCCGCAAGTCCCATTCAACGGTTTTCAAACCACGGCCCGGGTCACAAGATCAGGAAGATCGCAGATCGCGTCGCCACGCTATGCTGGAGAATTGGCTGCCACCGGCGGTTTATCGGAAAGTCTATCATCGACTTACGCGATTGGGATTCTGA
- the xrtD gene encoding VPLPA-CTERM-specific exosortase XrtD, with protein sequence MRDQFPDSTLSAYLNAGVFWLVITTIAALVFFHEGFNALLTAWQLPEYSHGPLIPVLSLLLFLRQLRNTPVDLTLVTDRGPGIALMLFAVALGVLGKLSQIHEVVAYAIILWVGALLLISWGWQQGKHFWPPVLHLVYMLPLPGVIYYKVSTSLQVFSSELGVWMLQLLSVPVFLEGNIIDLGVYKLHVAEACSGLRYLFPIMSFSYVFAVLFKGTVWHKAVLLLAAVPITIVMNSVRIAFAGWLVNYVGLEYLQGFTHFFEGWIIFMICVVLLFLLAWMMLRFSGTRMGLIDALDLDTTGWATQATRVRFIAPSRALIFSALMLGAGAVTWEARPQTGTLVVDREPFTVFPARLGAWSGDVPEVLTPDIAENLGADDYLSVHFTNTAQIAPVQLFIAWYDDQTQGGIHSPEVCLPGAGWEIARLDRIDIAPQMGFTAPYNLNRAVIQKEQTRMLVYYWFEQHGRHTAWDFAAKMYLLWDSIAIGRTDGALVRLTTPILSGETEAEAEARLQEMFRETLDVLPRFVPGSET encoded by the coding sequence ATGCGTGACCAGTTCCCTGATTCAACTCTCTCAGCCTATTTGAACGCGGGCGTCTTCTGGCTTGTTATCACCACGATCGCCGCGCTTGTTTTCTTTCACGAGGGGTTCAACGCCCTTCTGACCGCATGGCAACTTCCCGAATATAGCCACGGACCTTTGATTCCGGTCCTGTCGCTCTTGCTCTTCTTGCGGCAACTGAGAAATACTCCAGTCGACCTTACGCTAGTCACTGATCGCGGGCCTGGTATCGCGTTGATGCTCTTCGCGGTAGCGCTCGGCGTTCTGGGCAAACTCAGCCAGATCCATGAGGTTGTGGCCTATGCCATTATCCTGTGGGTTGGCGCCCTGCTCCTGATCTCTTGGGGGTGGCAGCAGGGCAAGCATTTCTGGCCGCCTGTGCTGCATCTGGTTTACATGCTGCCGCTGCCGGGCGTGATCTATTACAAAGTATCGACGTCACTGCAGGTTTTCTCATCCGAGCTGGGCGTCTGGATGCTGCAACTCCTCAGCGTCCCTGTGTTTCTTGAAGGCAACATCATTGATCTGGGCGTCTACAAACTGCATGTCGCCGAAGCCTGTTCCGGCCTGCGCTACCTGTTCCCGATCATGTCATTCTCGTATGTCTTTGCCGTCCTGTTCAAAGGTACGGTCTGGCACAAGGCGGTTTTGCTGCTTGCGGCAGTCCCGATCACCATCGTGATGAACTCGGTCCGGATCGCATTCGCCGGGTGGTTGGTAAACTATGTCGGACTGGAATACCTTCAAGGCTTCACGCATTTCTTCGAAGGCTGGATCATCTTCATGATCTGCGTGGTTCTGCTCTTCCTTCTGGCATGGATGATGTTGCGCTTTTCAGGCACGCGCATGGGCCTAATTGACGCGCTCGACCTCGATACAACCGGATGGGCAACGCAGGCCACCCGCGTTCGCTTCATCGCGCCGTCGCGTGCTTTGATTTTCTCGGCCCTCATGCTTGGCGCGGGGGCCGTCACATGGGAAGCGCGGCCGCAAACAGGAACGCTGGTTGTCGATCGCGAACCTTTTACAGTCTTTCCTGCACGCTTGGGCGCGTGGAGTGGTGACGTTCCAGAGGTCCTGACACCGGATATCGCAGAGAACCTCGGGGCTGATGATTACCTTTCGGTACATTTCACCAATACCGCACAGATAGCTCCGGTTCAGCTATTCATCGCGTGGTATGACGATCAAACCCAAGGCGGCATCCATTCCCCAGAAGTGTGCCTGCCGGGTGCAGGCTGGGAAATTGCAAGGCTGGACCGGATCGATATCGCGCCACAGATGGGTTTTACCGCACCTTACAATTTGAACCGTGCGGTCATTCAGAAAGAACAAACGCGAATGCTTGTTTACTACTGGTTCGAACAACACGGGCGACACACAGCATGGGACTTTGCCGCGAAGATGTATTTGCTGTGGGATAGCATCGCGATTGG